In Myxococcus stipitatus, the following are encoded in one genomic region:
- a CDS encoding transketolase — translation MADTLAELAAQLRVDSIRATTAAGSGHPSSSMSAADIVAVLFQKYLRFDFQHPRDPNNDRFVLSKGHACPVLYAAFKAAGAIDDAELLTLRQLGSRLEGHPNPRVLPLVDVATGSLGQGLAIGVGMALASRLDQRRSRIYVMMGDSEMAEGSVWEAFDKASHYKLDHLCALIDMNRLGQTGETELGWNDKAYVARAQAFGWHALAVDGHDLGAIDRALAEALAMTGKPTCLVFKTEKGHGYSLIANKEGWHGKALSQDQARDALRELGGERHLRIEVKKPEEQRPAQKPTAAPLKLPRYAPDEKLATRKAYGDALRALSDAHPDVVALDAEVSNSTYSEELRQAHPQRYFEMYIAEQNMVASGVGMAVLGKRVFVSTFSAFLSRAYDQIRMASVSNATLHLCGSHAGVSIGEDGPSQMGLEDLAMMRAVCDSTVLYPGDANQTARLMAQLVDRPGISYLRTTRAKTPVLYAASEDFPIGGSKVLRRSDRDVATVVAAGITLHEALDAYARLQDAGVSVRVIDLYSVKPVDAKTLRQAARETQGRLVVVEDHWAEGGLADAVLESFTDGDEPLPTVKRLAVRKMPGSGKPEELLDAAGIDARHIVEAVLAMKDTTAPTGSQETSRKRQPGKPTH, via the coding sequence ATGGCAGACACCCTGGCAGAGCTCGCCGCGCAGCTTCGTGTCGACAGCATCCGCGCCACCACGGCCGCCGGCTCCGGACACCCCAGCTCCTCCATGTCCGCGGCGGACATCGTCGCGGTGCTGTTCCAGAAGTACCTGCGCTTCGACTTCCAACACCCACGCGACCCCAACAACGACCGCTTCGTGCTCTCCAAGGGCCACGCCTGTCCCGTCCTCTACGCCGCGTTCAAGGCCGCGGGCGCCATCGACGACGCGGAGCTCCTGACACTGCGCCAGCTCGGCAGCCGGCTGGAGGGCCACCCCAACCCGCGCGTCCTGCCGCTCGTGGACGTGGCCACCGGCTCGCTGGGACAGGGGCTCGCCATCGGCGTGGGCATGGCGCTCGCCTCGCGGCTGGACCAGCGGCGCTCGCGCATCTACGTGATGATGGGTGACAGCGAGATGGCGGAGGGCTCGGTCTGGGAAGCCTTCGACAAGGCCTCGCACTACAAGCTCGACCACCTCTGCGCCCTCATCGACATGAACCGCCTGGGACAGACGGGCGAGACGGAGCTGGGATGGAACGACAAAGCCTATGTCGCCCGGGCCCAAGCCTTTGGCTGGCATGCGCTCGCGGTGGACGGACATGACCTGGGCGCCATCGACCGCGCGCTCGCCGAGGCCCTCGCCATGACGGGCAAGCCCACCTGCCTCGTCTTCAAGACGGAGAAGGGCCACGGCTACTCGCTCATCGCGAACAAGGAGGGCTGGCACGGCAAGGCCCTCTCCCAGGACCAGGCGCGCGACGCCCTCCGCGAGCTGGGCGGAGAGCGCCACCTGCGCATCGAGGTGAAGAAGCCCGAGGAACAAAGGCCCGCGCAGAAGCCCACCGCCGCGCCGCTGAAGCTCCCGCGCTACGCCCCCGACGAGAAGCTGGCCACCCGCAAGGCATATGGCGACGCGCTGCGAGCCCTGAGCGACGCGCACCCCGATGTCGTGGCGCTCGACGCGGAGGTGTCCAACTCCACGTACTCGGAGGAGCTGCGCCAGGCCCATCCCCAGCGCTACTTCGAGATGTACATCGCCGAGCAGAACATGGTGGCCTCGGGCGTGGGCATGGCGGTGCTGGGCAAGCGCGTCTTCGTCAGCACCTTCTCGGCCTTCCTGTCGCGCGCGTATGACCAGATCCGCATGGCGTCCGTCTCCAACGCGACGCTGCACCTGTGCGGCAGCCACGCGGGTGTCTCCATCGGAGAGGATGGCCCATCGCAGATGGGGCTGGAGGACCTGGCGATGATGCGCGCCGTCTGCGACAGCACGGTGCTCTATCCCGGTGACGCCAATCAGACCGCGCGATTGATGGCGCAGTTGGTGGACCGGCCCGGCATCAGCTACCTGCGCACCACTCGCGCCAAGACCCCCGTGCTCTACGCCGCCTCCGAGGACTTCCCCATCGGCGGGAGCAAGGTGCTGCGCCGCTCCGACCGCGACGTGGCCACGGTGGTGGCCGCGGGCATCACCCTGCACGAAGCGCTGGACGCGTATGCCCGGCTCCAGGACGCGGGGGTCTCGGTGCGGGTCATCGACCTGTACTCGGTGAAGCCCGTGGACGCCAAGACGCTCCGGCAGGCCGCGCGCGAGACGCAAGGTCGGCTCGTCGTGGTGGAGGACCACTGGGCCGAGGGCGGCCTCGCGGACGCGGTGCTCGAGTCCTTCACGGATGGCGACGAGCCACTGCCCACCGTGAAGCGCCTGGCCGTGCGCAAGATGCCCGGCTCCGGCAAGCCCGAGGAGCTCCTGGACGCGGCGGGCATCGACGCCCGGCACATCGTCGAGGCGGTCCTCGCCATGAAGGACACCACCGCCCCCACGGGCTCGCAGGAGACCTCGAGGAAACGCCAGCCCGGCAAGCCCACCCATTGA
- the tal gene encoding transaldolase yields MNPLRQLEEFGQAVWMDNLQRSYITHGTLKKLIDEDGLKGLTSNPTIFQKAVSGSDDYADLFAAARGKGLSAGDVYEQLAVRDIQGAADVFRPVFDALKGRDGFASLEVSPGLANQTQATMEEARRLWKKLDRPNVMVKVPGTEAGVPAFEQLTAEGLNINVTLLFSQERYRQIAHAYLTGLERFAKAGGDLSKVASVASFFVSRIDVAADKEIEQRLKAAGVSAEQRKLLEGLSGKVAIANAKLAYRGYQEIFSTPRWKALAAKGARVQRVLWASTSTKSPKMRDVIYVEELIGPDTVNTMPPATIDAFRDHGKVRTSLVEDVAGAKETMRQLEASGISMKALTDRLTVDGVRLFEESFDALLAAVGQQLKT; encoded by the coding sequence ATGAACCCACTGCGTCAGCTCGAGGAATTCGGCCAGGCCGTCTGGATGGACAACCTCCAGCGGAGCTACATCACGCACGGCACCCTCAAGAAGCTCATCGACGAGGATGGGCTCAAGGGCCTCACCTCCAATCCGACCATCTTCCAGAAGGCGGTCTCGGGCAGCGACGACTACGCGGACCTCTTCGCGGCGGCGCGGGGCAAGGGGCTCTCGGCCGGTGATGTCTACGAGCAGCTCGCGGTCCGGGACATCCAGGGGGCGGCGGATGTCTTCAGGCCCGTCTTCGATGCGCTGAAGGGGCGGGATGGGTTCGCGTCGTTGGAAGTGTCTCCGGGGCTTGCGAACCAGACGCAGGCGACGATGGAGGAGGCGCGCCGGCTCTGGAAGAAGCTCGACCGTCCCAATGTGATGGTGAAGGTGCCGGGCACGGAGGCGGGGGTGCCCGCGTTCGAGCAATTGACGGCGGAGGGGCTCAACATCAACGTGACGCTCTTGTTCAGCCAGGAGCGCTACCGGCAGATTGCCCACGCGTACCTGACCGGCCTGGAGCGCTTCGCCAAGGCGGGCGGGGACCTGAGCAAGGTGGCCAGCGTGGCCTCGTTCTTCGTCAGTCGCATCGACGTGGCGGCCGACAAGGAAATCGAGCAGCGGCTGAAGGCGGCGGGCGTCTCCGCGGAGCAGCGCAAGCTGTTGGAGGGGTTGAGTGGCAAGGTGGCCATCGCCAACGCGAAGCTGGCCTATCGCGGGTATCAGGAGATTTTCAGCACGCCTCGGTGGAAGGCGCTCGCGGCGAAGGGGGCACGGGTGCAGCGCGTGTTGTGGGCGAGCACGAGCACCAAGAGCCCCAAGATGCGGGATGTCATCTACGTGGAGGAACTGATTGGACCGGACACGGTGAACACGATGCCTCCGGCGACCATCGACGCGTTCAGGGACCACGGCAAGGTGCGCACGAGTCTGGTGGAGGATGTCGCGGGCGCGAAGGAGACGATGCGTCAGCTGGAGGCGAGCGGCATCTCGATGAAGGCGCTCACGGACCGCCTGACGGTGGACGGCGTGAGGCTCTTCGAGGAGTCGTTTGACGCGCTGCTGGCGGCGGTGGGGCAGCAGCTGAAGACGTAG
- a CDS encoding WD40 repeat domain-containing protein produces the protein MTFDLQSLTELSTLEHLVSTQGVEALLAAFDAALAQTPADARVLKEAGTTVSARTLRLLRRAIELDSGFLRDHPEALFQSLYNRMRWYDALDAAPHYVAQGPSPWESPDAHLHRLAASWRRQREAAGGSAWVEALSPLSGSLDGGDQHYSHDKRVEAVAFSPCGKKLATTSSSDEENIHIWDVVTGECLRVLEGHDIGEIQGLAWSPDGKKLASGSRAHDARVWDVETGELLHDFPRQEGRVTAVAFSPDGKLLAVGNLGWRVHLFDMESGEKVRTLKGHQQSVLCVAFHPSGRLLASGASDDTVRIWDMTTGAQVASITTNATPRSIAFSPDGERLAYSVLEGVAIAETRHWTPLEGLWGTMGCTDIAWLGTTQLAALAPREVLVLDAHTRDTVWSRTYFPNTSGNALAFSPDHKHFALTESTSVLVSEVHAQPPPTLKSLGQPVKDLLGVPEAACLIVKRTDQNAVIDAAGSMREFPASSMGGGQESWSITRDGTLAAFPIVNFFDEPRSRAIQLFDLVSLSPAKTLTAKPLEGRDTANRMLHENVVAFSPDGALLAGTVELGVVRLWNVSTGKLLHTLKGPANPVSTLEFTPDGAYLLTGFAESSHLLVHDVKTGALVHQTKVALKPTPTYAMATGAPRLAVGRSSGELALFDLPAGTSRFIQVSNETVVAVAISADGSRVAASDMDSCVHVYDANTGEPLYQVPHPELAYALAIEAPLLVTLSEDHHTRLFDLATGAPRADLEGSTEPQDVVRRRYWEGLGDGPVAFHRRMDPTPIAHFQDALEACYILRDGLVVGHGRTQKDFLYVLRIHE, from the coding sequence ATGACCTTCGACCTCCAGTCCCTCACCGAGCTCTCCACCCTTGAACACCTCGTGAGCACTCAGGGAGTGGAGGCGCTGCTCGCCGCGTTCGACGCCGCGCTCGCCCAGACGCCCGCGGACGCACGGGTGCTCAAGGAGGCAGGCACCACGGTGAGCGCGCGGACGCTCCGGCTCTTGCGCCGGGCCATCGAGCTCGACTCCGGCTTCCTCCGTGACCACCCCGAAGCGCTCTTCCAGAGCCTCTACAACCGGATGCGCTGGTACGACGCCCTCGACGCCGCTCCCCACTACGTCGCGCAAGGCCCCAGCCCCTGGGAGAGCCCCGACGCCCACCTGCATCGCCTCGCCGCGTCGTGGCGGCGACAGCGGGAAGCGGCTGGCGGCTCCGCGTGGGTGGAGGCCCTGAGCCCCTTGAGTGGCTCGCTGGACGGTGGCGACCAGCACTACTCACACGACAAGAGAGTGGAGGCGGTGGCCTTCAGCCCCTGCGGGAAGAAGCTCGCGACCACCTCCAGCTCCGACGAGGAGAACATCCACATCTGGGATGTCGTCACAGGGGAATGCCTCCGGGTCCTGGAGGGGCATGACATCGGCGAGATTCAGGGGCTGGCGTGGAGCCCGGACGGCAAGAAGCTCGCGTCGGGCTCGCGCGCTCATGACGCCCGCGTATGGGACGTGGAGACCGGTGAGCTCCTGCATGACTTCCCACGGCAGGAAGGCCGGGTGACCGCGGTGGCCTTCAGCCCCGATGGCAAGCTGCTCGCGGTGGGCAACCTCGGCTGGCGGGTCCACCTGTTCGACATGGAGTCGGGCGAGAAGGTCCGCACGTTGAAGGGACATCAGCAGTCCGTGCTGTGCGTGGCCTTCCACCCCTCGGGCAGGCTCCTCGCCTCGGGGGCCTCGGACGACACCGTGCGCATCTGGGACATGACGACCGGCGCACAGGTGGCGTCCATCACCACCAACGCCACCCCTCGTTCGATTGCGTTCAGCCCCGACGGCGAGCGCCTGGCCTACTCGGTGCTCGAGGGCGTCGCCATCGCGGAGACGCGGCACTGGACCCCGCTGGAAGGCCTGTGGGGGACGATGGGCTGCACGGATATCGCCTGGCTGGGGACGACCCAGTTGGCCGCGCTCGCGCCCCGAGAGGTGCTGGTGCTGGACGCTCACACCCGCGACACCGTGTGGTCCCGCACCTACTTCCCGAACACGTCGGGGAACGCCCTGGCCTTCTCGCCGGACCACAAGCACTTCGCGCTGACGGAATCGACGAGCGTGTTGGTGAGCGAGGTCCACGCACAGCCCCCCCCGACGCTCAAGAGCCTGGGGCAACCCGTGAAGGACCTGCTCGGCGTCCCGGAGGCCGCGTGCCTCATCGTCAAGCGGACTGACCAGAACGCCGTCATCGACGCGGCGGGGAGCATGCGGGAGTTCCCCGCCAGCAGCATGGGCGGAGGCCAGGAGTCCTGGAGCATCACCCGGGACGGCACGCTGGCCGCCTTCCCCATCGTGAACTTCTTCGATGAGCCGCGAAGCCGCGCCATCCAGCTGTTCGACCTGGTGAGCCTCTCGCCCGCGAAGACCTTGACCGCGAAGCCGCTCGAGGGGCGCGACACCGCGAACCGGATGCTGCACGAGAACGTCGTGGCCTTCTCGCCCGACGGCGCGCTGCTGGCGGGCACCGTCGAGTTGGGCGTGGTGCGCCTCTGGAACGTCTCCACGGGGAAATTGCTCCACACGTTGAAGGGGCCCGCCAATCCGGTATCGACGCTCGAGTTCACGCCCGACGGCGCCTACCTCCTGACGGGCTTCGCCGAGTCCTCCCATCTCCTGGTGCATGACGTGAAGACCGGGGCGCTCGTGCACCAAACGAAGGTGGCCCTGAAGCCCACGCCCACGTATGCCATGGCCACGGGAGCCCCGCGCCTCGCCGTGGGGCGCAGCTCGGGTGAACTCGCCCTCTTCGACCTGCCCGCGGGGACCTCTCGCTTCATCCAGGTCTCCAACGAGACCGTCGTCGCCGTGGCCATCTCCGCGGATGGCTCACGGGTGGCCGCGTCCGACATGGACTCGTGCGTCCACGTCTACGACGCCAACACGGGGGAGCCTCTCTATCAGGTGCCGCACCCCGAGCTGGCCTATGCGCTCGCCATCGAGGCCCCGCTCCTGGTCACCCTGTCCGAGGACCACCACACGCGCCTGTTCGACCTGGCCACCGGAGCCCCGCGCGCCGACCTGGAGGGCAGCACGGAGCCTCAAGACGTCGTCCGACGGCGCTATTGGGAGGGGTTGGGAGACGGCCCTGTCGCCTTCCACCGCCGGATGGACCCCACGCCCATCGCTCACTTCCAGGACGCGCTCGAGGCCTGCTACATCCTCCGCGACGGCCTCGTCGTGGGCCACGGACGCACCCAGAAGGACTTCCTCTACGTCCTGCGGATTCACGAATAA